In Clostridium swellfunianum, a genomic segment contains:
- a CDS encoding DUF6259 domain-containing protein, with translation MKYKKAVFAGLVCLALIVSGTVIFTNINKSKGKGDDNLITVENKQIAISFSKSKGNIVSFYDKSKKLEYVDENKSSDPFRLDWSFELDSKFESFTYEKDKEVKNGTGYILKWQVNPAVQVIGKIQLLKDSNEVSFYSEVVNNSEKGIAAIEYPVISNLKNISSKGENDYLAHSFATGVLIHSPMKNFKFGGDGLRFMPYPEGFSGSTMQYFTYYGEGYGGLYFAAYDGEFYQKWLNFAKNKNDLLEASFMHGYEDIGPRKGIKVNYPVVIKTMQEGSWYEASDIYRQWAEKQKWSQKGKLTKMDDSNKAKWLLEDMGLSTFGINGMHDRSEWINRYHDLVQTNVFHVLGPDWPKSRQNYYNGVPGGFNDWYPARFNANNINTINKIGDKYAPFEFDYLINTAGADSEKVKKSLQLMPVNIRSNDQYKFSLICPVADFTKNLHVKRDEYLQKEYNVDSIYYDISANNILKTCMDPTHGHKVGGGKEITEAYRENYINTKEAMIKAAGKYIPMGTEMINEVFLDVLDYYQARAGAQPGTAFEGYNLRDLIKSGEAELIPMFTYVYHEYGPVRLDGWGKLTEEAGDLFYFTAARTYLWGGLYELNEEYGPMEALNGKENSPEEHYYAFKPAGYELAPERGEYLRQFASLRTGKGNKYLAYGKMLKPVEAKGYEIELNWYNYFVPKSGGEYNEKGKIKLDSIISSAWMYENKSLGLFYSNVQDKEQKITLPIDMRKYNLEGKDFSISLIKDGSDTSLGTISKNETKELELTIPARKVIMIEIK, from the coding sequence TTGAAATACAAAAAAGCCGTATTTGCAGGGCTTGTTTGTTTGGCACTTATCGTTTCAGGCACGGTTATCTTTACTAATATTAATAAATCAAAAGGTAAAGGTGATGATAATTTGATAACTGTAGAAAATAAACAGATAGCTATCTCTTTTAGTAAATCTAAAGGCAATATAGTCAGTTTTTACGACAAGTCAAAGAAGTTGGAGTATGTTGATGAAAATAAAAGCAGCGATCCTTTTCGGCTTGATTGGAGTTTTGAATTAGATAGTAAATTTGAAAGCTTCACCTATGAAAAAGACAAGGAAGTTAAAAATGGCACTGGATATATATTAAAGTGGCAGGTTAACCCTGCGGTACAGGTTATTGGAAAGATTCAGCTGCTTAAAGATAGCAATGAGGTAAGCTTTTACTCAGAGGTAGTAAACAACTCGGAAAAAGGCATAGCAGCAATAGAGTATCCTGTAATAAGCAACCTAAAGAACATAAGCTCTAAAGGCGAAAACGACTATTTGGCTCACAGTTTCGCTACAGGCGTTTTAATTCACAGCCCAATGAAGAATTTTAAATTCGGCGGAGACGGGCTTAGATTTATGCCTTACCCTGAAGGCTTTTCCGGAAGCACAATGCAATATTTCACCTATTACGGAGAAGGCTATGGAGGATTATACTTTGCAGCCTATGATGGAGAATTTTATCAAAAGTGGCTAAACTTCGCTAAAAACAAAAATGATTTATTGGAAGCTTCTTTTATGCACGGTTATGAGGATATAGGACCTAGAAAGGGTATAAAGGTAAACTATCCTGTAGTTATAAAGACTATGCAGGAAGGAAGCTGGTATGAGGCCTCAGATATATATAGGCAATGGGCAGAGAAACAAAAATGGAGCCAAAAAGGCAAATTAACAAAAATGGATGACTCAAACAAGGCAAAGTGGCTGCTTGAAGATATGGGGCTGTCCACATTTGGAATAAACGGTATGCATGACAGGTCCGAATGGATAAATAGATATCATGATTTGGTTCAGACTAATGTATTTCACGTTTTAGGACCGGATTGGCCTAAGTCACGCCAAAATTATTATAATGGGGTGCCTGGTGGTTTTAATGACTGGTACCCTGCAAGATTTAACGCAAATAATATAAATACCATAAACAAAATAGGAGACAAGTATGCTCCTTTTGAATTTGACTACCTTATAAATACAGCTGGTGCGGATAGTGAAAAAGTTAAAAAGTCTCTTCAACTGATGCCTGTTAATATTAGAAGCAATGACCAGTATAAGTTTTCTCTAATATGCCCTGTGGCGGATTTTACAAAAAACCTGCACGTTAAAAGAGATGAGTATCTGCAAAAGGAATATAATGTTGATTCAATTTACTATGATATTTCTGCAAATAACATTTTGAAGACTTGTATGGACCCAACACATGGACATAAAGTTGGAGGCGGTAAGGAAATAACCGAAGCTTACAGAGAAAATTACATAAATACGAAAGAAGCAATGATAAAAGCAGCAGGCAAATATATACCAATGGGAACAGAAATGATAAATGAAGTTTTTCTAGATGTGCTTGATTATTACCAGGCAAGAGCTGGCGCTCAACCTGGAACAGCCTTTGAAGGATATAACTTAAGAGATTTGATTAAGTCAGGAGAAGCAGAATTAATACCTATGTTCACCTATGTTTATCACGAGTATGGTCCAGTAAGACTCGACGGATGGGGAAAGCTGACAGAAGAAGCAGGGGATTTATTTTACTTTACAGCTGCTAGAACTTACCTTTGGGGAGGTCTTTATGAACTAAATGAAGAGTATGGACCAATGGAAGCTTTAAACGGGAAAGAAAATTCACCAGAAGAGCATTATTATGCATTTAAGCCAGCTGGATACGAGCTTGCTCCTGAACGCGGCGAATATTTAAGGCAATTTGCTTCCTTAAGAACAGGAAAAGGGAATAAGTATTTAGCTTATGGAAAGATGCTGAAGCCAGTAGAAGCAAAAGGCTATGAGATTGAACTTAACTGGTATAACTACTTTGTTCCTAAAAGTGGCGGAGAATATAACGAAAAAGGCAAGATAAAGCTTGATTCAATTATAAGCTCGGCTTGGATGTATGAAAATAAAAGCCTTGGATTATTCTATTCAAATGTCCAGGATAAAGAACAAAAAATAACGCTTCCAATTGATATGAGAAAATACAATTTGGAAGGCAAGGACTTTAGTATTAGCTTAATAAAAGACGGCAGCGATACAAGCCTGGGAACAATATCTAAAAATGAAACAAAGGAGCTGGAGTTAACCATACCCGCAAGGAAAGTAATCATGATTGAAATTAAATAA
- a CDS encoding ABC transporter substrate-binding protein: MFSKKTFKLTAIALSLFSTMSILGGCSSKPAGSQNSGGSDQKQGKVVVTLWNRVFEDWNKAWSEKVVEDFNKSQDKVEIQQKFIPGDAWDQSMKSAQAAGEAPDIYLMNYGGIAFAAKDGLIEPLDDLIPKTAWDDLYPNVSQFVGYKGKHYAYPQLLEPSTVLYYRKDLFKAAGLDPEKPPVTWDELIEDGKKLTKGDVFGLGVAAVAADMGWATWGWQQQAAGHFAVNDDWSKATVTDSGYKDLLTFYKKLYDSKIVPEQALSGYADIKAFGEGKLAMAFCGSWGIGQLKTTYPDIIPNLGIAVAPTKDGNQDKVTSTVGGWTYVVDAKSKHKKEAADYITWLLGSDPSRCVEFFKTSGWSKYSPRKSVDTAINNDAEAKNDMWRKTIAEKIVPKSVAEPIYAWDISISVANAIDKVVTNNMKVEDALKESEQEINDYIKNNNYAGTNPLLAK; encoded by the coding sequence TTGTTTAGCAAGAAAACGTTTAAGTTGACAGCCATAGCTTTATCATTATTTTCAACAATGTCTATTTTGGGCGGATGTTCATCAAAGCCGGCAGGTTCGCAAAATTCTGGCGGCTCTGACCAAAAGCAGGGAAAAGTAGTTGTTACCCTATGGAACAGAGTGTTTGAGGATTGGAACAAGGCTTGGAGCGAAAAGGTAGTAGAAGACTTTAACAAGTCCCAAGACAAAGTAGAAATACAGCAAAAATTCATACCAGGAGATGCTTGGGATCAAAGTATGAAATCTGCACAAGCTGCTGGAGAGGCTCCAGATATATACTTAATGAATTATGGCGGAATAGCTTTTGCTGCAAAGGACGGCCTTATAGAACCATTGGACGACTTAATACCAAAAACAGCCTGGGATGATTTATATCCAAACGTAAGTCAGTTTGTTGGCTATAAAGGAAAGCATTATGCATACCCTCAGCTTTTAGAGCCTTCTACAGTTCTTTACTATAGAAAGGACTTATTTAAGGCAGCTGGCTTAGATCCAGAAAAACCACCAGTTACTTGGGATGAGCTTATTGAAGATGGTAAGAAGCTAACTAAAGGTGATGTATTCGGATTAGGTGTTGCAGCCGTTGCTGCTGATATGGGATGGGCAACCTGGGGCTGGCAGCAGCAGGCAGCAGGACATTTTGCGGTAAATGATGATTGGTCAAAGGCAACTGTAACTGACAGTGGCTATAAAGATCTTTTAACTTTTTATAAAAAGCTATATGACAGCAAGATTGTTCCAGAACAGGCATTATCGGGATATGCTGATATAAAAGCCTTTGGAGAAGGAAAATTAGCTATGGCCTTCTGCGGTTCATGGGGTATAGGACAACTTAAAACTACTTATCCAGATATTATACCTAATTTAGGCATAGCTGTAGCTCCAACAAAAGATGGAAACCAAGACAAAGTTACATCAACAGTTGGCGGATGGACTTATGTAGTAGATGCAAAATCAAAGCATAAAAAAGAAGCAGCAGATTATATAACCTGGCTTTTAGGAAGCGATCCTAGCAGATGCGTTGAATTCTTCAAAACTTCAGGCTGGTCAAAATACTCTCCAAGAAAATCAGTTGATACAGCTATAAACAATGATGCAGAAGCTAAGAACGATATGTGGAGAAAGACAATTGCTGAAAAGATAGTTCCTAAATCAGTAGCAGAACCAATATATGCATGGGATATAAGCATTTCAGTAGCAAATGCAATTGATAAAGTTGTTACAAATAATATGAAAGTCGAAGATGCTCTAAAAGAATCAGAACAGGAAATTAACGACTATATTAAAAATAATAACTATGCTGGCACAAATCCATTGCTTGCCAAATAA
- a CDS encoding carbohydrate ABC transporter permease, producing MLKLKKDIKSSSEVNKGTLGMRKHDALTAYLMLAPGFILITIFVIVPFFYSIAVSFTDWSFYGTSKFVGFKNYRVILTNKLFRTSLTVAIKYVLIIVPTLFIVSFLFSHVLKGMKGKAASFAKTSVYIPTVISGILAAAIFTFIYDYQGGILNSILANFGIPKQAFLKKPLISSIALSIPIVWLGFGYNTLVMLAGLLDIPQVYYEAADVEGANAFEKLIYITIPSMKNIFILITITLVTGALTEFNVPYMMTGGGPTNSNLTPIVYIFNNFKSNPTMGPTVAASLLMVIVLSLISGLIFTIIKSEKSMDA from the coding sequence GTGTTAAAACTAAAAAAAGATATAAAATCATCATCCGAAGTTAATAAAGGTACGCTGGGAATGAGAAAACACGATGCGCTAACCGCTTATTTAATGTTAGCTCCAGGCTTTATACTAATAACAATATTTGTTATTGTGCCGTTTTTTTATTCTATTGCTGTAAGCTTTACAGATTGGAGCTTTTATGGAACTTCTAAGTTCGTAGGCTTTAAAAACTACAGAGTTATTCTAACAAACAAGCTTTTTAGAACATCTCTGACAGTTGCTATAAAATATGTTCTTATTATTGTACCAACTCTCTTTATTGTAAGTTTTTTGTTTTCTCACGTTCTTAAGGGAATGAAAGGAAAAGCAGCTTCCTTTGCAAAAACCTCGGTATACATACCTACTGTTATTTCTGGTATACTGGCAGCTGCAATCTTTACATTCATATATGATTACCAAGGTGGAATATTAAACTCAATTTTGGCTAACTTCGGAATACCAAAACAAGCATTCTTGAAAAAACCGTTAATTTCCAGCATAGCCCTTTCAATTCCAATAGTTTGGTTGGGCTTTGGCTACAATACTCTAGTAATGCTGGCAGGATTATTAGACATTCCTCAGGTTTACTATGAAGCAGCTGATGTGGAAGGAGCAAATGCCTTCGAAAAGCTTATTTATATAACCATACCTTCCATGAAAAATATATTTATTCTGATAACCATTACTCTTGTAACTGGAGCATTAACAGAGTTTAACGTTCCGTATATGATGACAGGAGGAGGGCCTACAAACAGCAACCTAACTCCAATTGTTTATATCTTTAATAACTTCAAGAGCAATCCTACTATGGGACCTACAGTAGCGGCTTCACTTTTAATGGTTATAGTGCTCAGCTTAATTTCCGGGCTGATATTTACCATAATCAAATCTGAAAAGTCTATGGATGCTTAA
- a CDS encoding carbohydrate ABC transporter permease produces MRKFKIKKVILNLFGIAVGLISLFPLLWMAISGVKPEKEVLAVPFRFFPTKFVTDNYLKLIQEGMFFRSIAVTFFVAFVSVMLSLLINSMSAYVFARLEFPFKKYLWAYEIVTMFIPNIAILITSFVVVAKLGMLDSLSVLIVPGLATGYNIFFIRQFYLNIPSSIEEAALIDGANRFQTYVHIFLPLSKSPFVIVGVSTFLGYWNSYIWPAMTISNQKLFQVMQVIALFKGTYASQWGRIMAASTLAAIPTILLFLVFQKHILQGIKISGIK; encoded by the coding sequence ATGAGGAAATTCAAAATTAAAAAGGTTATTTTAAATTTATTTGGTATAGCTGTAGGGCTTATATCATTATTCCCTCTCCTATGGATGGCTATTTCAGGAGTAAAACCTGAAAAAGAAGTTTTAGCAGTTCCATTTAGGTTTTTTCCAACAAAATTTGTTACAGACAATTATCTAAAATTGATACAGGAAGGCATGTTTTTTAGATCTATAGCTGTTACCTTCTTTGTAGCCTTTGTTTCAGTAATGTTATCGCTGCTGATCAATTCTATGAGCGCCTATGTTTTTGCAAGGCTGGAGTTTCCCTTTAAAAAATACTTATGGGCATATGAAATAGTAACAATGTTTATACCCAATATAGCTATTTTAATAACCTCCTTTGTAGTTGTTGCAAAATTAGGAATGTTGGACAGCTTATCGGTTTTAATTGTTCCTGGATTGGCCACAGGCTATAATATTTTCTTTATAAGACAGTTTTATTTAAATATCCCTTCTTCTATTGAGGAAGCAGCACTTATAGACGGAGCAAATAGATTTCAAACATACGTGCATATTTTCCTGCCTCTTTCAAAATCACCCTTTGTTATTGTTGGTGTAAGTACATTTCTAGGCTATTGGAATTCTTATATATGGCCAGCTATGACAATATCCAATCAAAAGCTGTTTCAAGTTATGCAGGTAATAGCTTTATTTAAAGGTACTTATGCCTCGCAATGGGGAAGAATTATGGCAGCATCAACCTTAGCTGCAATCCCAACAATATTGTTATTCCTTGTATTCCAAAAGCATATCCTTCAAGGAATCAAAATATCTGGTATTAAATAA